The DNA region GAGCGCCAAAAACTTGCCTTTCACATCGGCACGGTCTTCGGTCAGCGCCCGCAGCTTTGGTATCACTTGCCTGCCATAGACACGTTCACTTTATTCGGAAAGATCTACGAGCTGGATGACCGCGAAACAAAAAAGCGCATCGACTTTTTGACCGAAGCCTTTGAAATTCGGGATCTATTGGAGACTCCCGTCCGCAAACTTTCCCTCGGTCAACGGATGCGCTGCGAAGTTGCCGCCTCGCTTCTTCACCGCCCGAAGTTGATCCTGCTCGATGAGCCGTCCATCGGGCTGGATGTGGTCGCCAAGCAGCACATCCGCGACGCGATCCGCAGGATGAATCAGGAGGAGGGAGTCGGCGTATTGCTCACCTCCCATGATGCGGGTGATCTGGAAGCGCTCTGCAAACGCGTCATTATCGTCAACCACGGGCAGATCGTCTACGAGGACAAAGTCTCTACGCTGAAGCGCAAGCACCTGACCACCAAGCTGGTGGAGGTCCGTTACGCGCAGGAAGTGCCGAAGGACTTTCAGTTGAACGGCGTCGAAATATTGAAAGTGGGGCGTTACGGCGTGAAACTGCGCTTCGACACAAACAAAACGCCAGTGGATAAAGTATTGGCGCATCTTTCTGCATCCGGCGACCTGGTGGATATCACCATCTCCGACCCGCCGCTGGAGGAAGTGATCGCAAAGATCTATCGGTCATCTGCATCATAAAGCGAGGAACAATGGACAAACAATTCTGGCTCGACATCCGTGAAAATCAATACGCCGTCCCGGAAGGGCATTCCATCGAAGACTTGCTCGATGAATTGTTGTCTTTCCTGGGGAGCACTGACCCGGAACTGCGCGATGTCATCGGTTACGAGACCTACGCTAATTGGCTGAAATTGGAAACCATTCCGTTGGTACTGATTCGTTCGTGCATTTCCCGTCTTACCGGCAATCTGGAAGAGGGGATCGGAGAACGCGATACGGACACGGTCTTCCTGCGCTCGTTTTCGGCTCTGCTGCTCGCTGAAACAGTGCATCATGACAACAAAGTCCCCGCCTTGGAAAAAGATGATGCGCTTGATATTCTTGAAAAGGCTCTTACGTACTTGAAAAATGAGCGTGATCCGCGCGGATACGTCAGCGGGAAAGGCTGGGCGCACGCAATCGCCCACACCGCCGACCTGCTTTACACACTCGCCAGTCACCGCGACACAGGTCAAGCCGAACTGGAACGAATCCTGTATGCGGTCACAACCAAACTGGAAAAACCCACGGAGTGGATCTATTGCCACGGTGAAGATGACCGCCTTATGCAGGCTGCCGCGGGAGTCGTGCAAAGAAACCTGCTGGACGAGAACACTTACAGCCAGTGGCTAGCATCCTGCCTCGAACCGTCATGGAAAGGCTCTTACGAAGACCCGGCGCAAAACAACGCCTTTTTCAACACCAGAAATTTCCTGCGCGGTTTCTATTTATACCTGCAGGAAGCGAAAGACCTCCCCATCCGCGATTTTCTTTTCAAGGAAACGGGGAATACCCTGCGAAAATTCAGGCAATTTTAAAGCGCCCACATGCGAAAGTATCTCTACATCGCCACGATGCAGGTCATCAACAACATCGCCTATCCCGGCGATTTTCTGGGACGTTCCATCAGCATTGGCATCTTCCTGTTCATCTTTGCCGGGTTATGGGGCACGACCTTTCGCATTGTCGGTACGGAATCCATCAACGGGCTGACCTTTGCCAACATGATGTGGTACCTGATGATGGCAGAGACGATCGAACTCGGCAGACCGCGCACCAACCGCATCATCTCGGAACAGGTCAAGAACGGTGAAGTGGCGTATATCCTGAACAAACCGTATAACTTCCTGCTGTATCATTTCTCGTTCGGCTTGGGTGACAGTCTCCTGCGTGTTGGGATGAACATCGCCGTAGGCGTTCTCGTCGCGTGGCTTCTGGCGGGTCCGCCGCCATCTCTGCTGGGATGGGGTATGGCGCTGGTCACACTCATCGGCGCGTGGATCCTGCACTTCTGCATGATGGCATTGATCGGACTGGCGGCATTTCTCGTGGAAGAGACCAATTCCTTCGAGTTGATCTACCAAAAACTGGTCTTCATCCTCGGCGGAATGCTCCTGCCGTTGGATATGTTCCCTGAATGGCTGCAAGGAATTGCGCGTCTTCTTCCCTTCCCATATATGATGTACGCCCCCGCGCGCCTATTTGTAAAACCTGACGTGGAGTTGTTCTGGCAGATGCTCTCCGCGCAATGGATGTGGGTGGCGGCGCTGGTACTCGTTCTTGCCATTGCCTATCGTAGAAGCGAAAAAGTACTCACGGTGAACGGCGGCTGACATGAAAAACATCCGATTTCTAATCGCACTTTGGAAAGCCAACCTGCAAGCCGCCATGGAGTTCCGTTCCGCATTTCTGACACAGGTCATCTTCATGATGATCAATAATGGCGCGTATTTCATGTTCTGGGTCTTGTTCTTCGATAAATTCAACGAAGTACAAGGCTGGGGACTGCGTGATATGATGCTGCTATATGGGATCGCCGCCACCGCCTGGGGAGTTGCGGCATATTTCTTCGGTCATTTCACCACGCTGGCGGAGGTCATCGCACACGGCAGGCTGGATTATTACCTGTCCCTGCCGAAGCCGGTCCTGCTGCATGTGCTGGCATCAAAAAGCCTCGGCAGCGGCATGGGAGATATTATTTATGGCATCGGCAGTTTTATCATCTCCGGCTACCTCACCCCCGATGGAATTTTACGGTTCGCGCTTTCTGTTTTCACGGGCGTATGCATCTTTATATCCTTTCTCACCATCATTCAAAGCCTGTCCTTTTGGCTGGGTAACACCGTCGCGCTCAGCCAGATCGCTTTGAGCGCCGTGCTGACATTCTCGCTGTATCCCAGCGTATTGTTCAATACGACCACAAAATTCGTTCTACTTACCATCGTCCCTGCCGCATTGATCGGCTCGGTCCCCGCCGAATTTGTGCGCTCATTTACATGGCAAAGCCTGCTGCAAATCTCCACCGGCGCAGCGGTCTTCCTCGTTTTGGCTGTGACGATCTTTCGCGCAGGATTGCGGAAATACGAGTCAGGCAGTGCGATACAGGTGGAAGTGTAAAAAGAGGCGGTCGCCCAAAAGTGACCGCCTCTTTTATTACGCCGAAGCTCCCGAATAACTCCGCAAGCCAAATTTCAAAAGGGCGCGCGAAGCAAAGAACAATACAACCGTCAGCGCGAGAGCACCAAGCCAGGTCTGGAGGTTGAGACGCCCCGTCAATGCTTCAGCGGGGACAGTGACTGCGAAAGCGACAGGGATGATGAAGGTCAGTGCCATGCGCAGCCAGGTTGGGTAAATACCAACGGGCCAGCGTCCTGCCGCATAGAGACCTTCAAAAAGATTTGCGATCTCATGCACGCGCACAAACCAAAATGCCGTGGAGGTGACAATCAGCCAGAAACAGTAGATCATCACCGCACCCATCGCCAGCGCGGAGAAGAATGCAAGCACATCCCAAACACCCACCAGCCAGTTCATTTGTGAGAGCGCCACGCCGAGCACGATCATCCCTGTAACCACGTCCACCAATTGCCAGAGCCGGAACTCGCGCACACTGATAAGGATTTGAGCATCGGCGGGTTTGGTTAGGGCAAAATCAAGCAATCCCTCGCGGATATCCTCCATCAGTCGTTCCATGTTCGGCTGAATGGCGGCACGGATGATGCCGCCCATTGTGATGAAGACGCCCATCACCGCCAGTAATTCGGTTCGGTCCCAGCCGCCTAGTTCGCTGGTCTGGCTGAAAACGAGGTTCAAACCGATCAGCCCCGTGCCGAGCGCAATGAAGGTTTGCAAAATTTGAATGTAAAGATTGGCGCGGTATTGAAACTCGTTCATGATACCGATACGCAAATAGTTGAAGGCAAGTTTTAATCCCTGCATATTAACCTCCCACCGCCGAAAACCTGCGGATGGCAACCTTCCAGATCAAGTGGACTACGATCCAGCCGCCGACCACCCATGCCACCTGCATCCCCAAGCCGATGAGCATGTCAGTCATGGTCAACTGCCCTACCAGCGCTTCGATGGGAAACCCGAACGCCCAACGGAATGGGAAGAACCATGCCAGCTCCTGCACCCATACGGGCATGAGCGAAAGCGGTACCAACCGTCCCGAAAGAATCAGCTCCGCTGCAAAATACAGTTCAAAGAGAGCGCTGACGCGGGTTGTCCAAAATGTCACCATGCCGAGCAGGGAAAGCGTGATCGTGCGGATGAGGTATGCCATCCAAATTGCAATGAAGAAGACCACGCCTTCGAGTAATGTGGGATTCAATTCAGGCTTGAAGATCAGCGAAAGCGCGAACGCCAGCGGAATCCATAAAATGATCATCACTACTTTCCAACCCGCAAAGAACGACACATCTTCATGCAGCGGGTGGATCGGGCGCATCAAACTCGTGGAGAGCCTGCCGTTGCGGATGCGCCACTCCCAACCGTAGGGCGTGAAGGCAATGTTCATCTGGCGCACAAGCGTCCACACGATGTAATAGGCGGCGAAGGTGCCAGGCGTGTAACCGCCCACCATGCCACCCTGCTGGTTCGCCACCGCCGACCAAACCACCATATAAATGACGGGTTCGGCGATCATGCCGATCATGTAAAAATAATTGGCAACAGGATATTGCCATTGCTCCAGCACGGAGATCTTCATCATGGAAATGTAGTAATCGAAATATCGTTTCATTCCACAACATCCTTGCCGACCGCGAAAACGGATTCGATCACATCTTCGATGGGCGCTGTTTCGACGGTGAGATCTTCCACCGCAAGATCGTTCAACAGGCGGGATGTAACCGCCGAAGTCTTTTCCTTCGGGACACGCAGCGTCACACGGGACCCTTCAGCTGATACCATGTCCCCGAACTGACTCCAGTCTGTAGCAGCGCTGTCCACGGTGAAGCCGATGGTCTTGAACGCCGAGAATTTTTCGACAAGTTTCGAGAGATCGCCATCGAACAAAAGTTTGCCATGATGAATGACGATGATGCGCTTGCACAAAGCCTCCACATCCGCCATGTAGTGACTGGTCAGCAGTACCGTCGCACCGTAGCGTTTGTTGTACTCCGCCACAAACGTGCGGATGCGTTTCTGCATGGTGACATCCAAGCCCAGCGTCGGCTCATCGAGGAAGAGAATCTTCGGCTTGTGCAACAATGCGCCGATGATTTCCATCTTCATGCGTTCCCCCAAAGACAAGTTACGCACTGGCTTTTGCACAAGATCACTGACTTCGAGGATTTCAATGAACTCATCACGCGTGCGTTTGAATTCATCGCGCGGAATGCTGTAAATGGCACGTTGTAGATCGAAAGAATCCAGCGCGGGCAAATCCCATGAGAGTTGGTTACGATTGCCCATCACCAATGTGATCTGGCGCAGGAAGTCGTGCGAGCGTTTGGCAGGCTCGTACCCCAACACGGAGGTACTGCCAGAGGTCGGGTGCAAAAGTCCGCTGAGCATTTTGAGCGTGGTAGTCTTCCCCGCGCCGTTGGGACCAAGAAAGCCCACCACCTCGCCGGGCTGAATATCAAACGAGATTTCATCCACTGCTTTGACGTTTTTATAGCGGCGTTTGATCAATCCCAGCGCGGCGGCTTTCAAGCCTGCTTCCCGCTCGGGGACCTGATAATGTTTTGCCAGTTTCGAGATCGAAATGACAGAGGGCATGAATTTATCTCTCCTGATTGAATTAATATTTTTCGGTTTCGCGCCCTCGGTTAATAAAAAAACCGCAGGGCAAACGCACCTGCGGCAGAGTTATACGGAATTGATACTACCGAATCAACCTGCTGGGAGGTACGTAAACAGACAAGTTATTGGACATCACAATCGCCATGAGAAATACCTCCTTTCGGTTTAGAATATGCAACAGTTTATCATACGAAAAAATGAAATGCAAGTAGCATTTTCAAGGATGTGCAACGATGACGACCAAACAAGAAATTGAGAAGGAATTGGATGAGACGTACACCCGCTTCATCTCTTTAGTGGAGTTGATCCCCGAATCCGAATATTCTCTCCCCTCTAGCAATCCCGCTTGGACGGTAGGCGATGTCCTGTTTCACATCACGCTTGGTCCGCGGGCGCTGGCATTGGAAGTGTGGATGACACTCCATGCGCGGGGACTCTATCAATTGGCTATGCGCTACTTCCCGTCGCGGATGTTCAATCACATAAATGCGTGGTTCGGCAATCGCAAGCGTCGAATCAGCCGTCAGGGGCTGCTTAAGGCGTACGGGCAGGCGCACACAGTCATAAAGTCCAGATTGAAGCGGACTCGGGAGGAGGATTTGTCAAAATCGGTGATATATCCCAAAGATTATGTATCTGACCTCGCAGGAGAAGTCAGTGTGGAGCGGTTGTTTCGGTATGTGAAGGGACATTTCGATGCGCACGAAGAGGAAATTCGCGCCCGTTCGGGGTGAATTTCTCTGGTATAATTCTGCCCCGTGACTGGTCCTGCCTTACGGTTTCGCGCTGTGGGCATGGAGACCTGCAAAAGAATCTACAGAAAGGAAGCATACGTCATGCCGCTCGCGAAAGAAGTCAAGACAAAGGCGATCGAGGATTTTCATCGCCACGAGAAGGATACCGGTTCGCCCGAAGTGCAAATCGCCATCCTGACAAACCGCATCACTCAGCTTACTGAGCACTTGCGCGCCAACAAGCAGGATCAATCCTGCCGCCGCGGTCTGCTTAAACTGGTTGGTCAGCGCCGCCGGTTGCTCGCGTACCTGCGTAAAAGCAATTACCAGAGCTACCTCAACGTTACCGACCGTTTGCAGCTCCGCCGCAAATAAATAGCACGTCAACCCGTAGGGGCACGACATGTCGTGCCCCTACATTGTGTAAACCCGCAGTCAGGAATTGAATAGCGCGAACAACATGGTTGTTCCCACTCTTCAGTCCCTGACCCAAGGCGGAATGTTATTGAGACAGTACAATACTGTCGAAGCAGGAGCCACCTCCTGCCCCATGTATAGGAGATAAAAAATGAATTTCGAAGGAAAAAAGTATTCAGCCGTCGTTGGAAACAAGACGGTCTCGATTGAGACGGGTCGCCTTGCCGGACAGGCTGGCGGCGCGCTCACGCTCGGCATTGAAGACGCGATCGTGTTCGCATCCGCCACCATGGGTGGCGTGCGCGAAGGCATCGACTTCTTCCCGCTCAGTGTGGAATATGAAGAGCGTTTGTATGCGGGCGGCAAGATCCCTGGTTCGTTCTTCCGCCGCGAAGGACGCGCTTCGACCGAGTCGATCCTCACCGCACGCCTGACCGACCGCCCGCTGCGTCCGCTCTTTCAGGACGGCATGCGCAACGAAGTGCAGGTCATCATGTACTCGTTCTCGTCCGACGGCGTCAACCCGCTGGACATTCTGGCGATCAACGCCGCATCTGCCGCGATCATGATCTCGGACATTCCGTGGGGCGGTCCGGTCGGCGCGGTGCGCGTGGGACGCGTGAACGGCGAATTCGTCATCAACCCGACCTTTGCGGAAATGGACGCTTCCGACCTGGACCTGAGAATTGCCGGCACCAAGGAAGCGATTCTCATGGTGGAGTGCGGCGCACTCGAAATCCCCGACGATGTGATGGTGGAAGCGCTGGAATTGGGACACAAATCCATTCAGCCGTTGATCGACCTGCAATTGCAGATGGCAGCCGAAATTGGCAAGCCGAAGCGTGAGATCAAGTTGTACCTGCCGAGTGAAGAAGTTAAAAAGAAAGTATTCGACCGCGTCAGCGGACCGATGAACGAATTGCTCGATAAACCGCTTTCCAAGGTGGAGTTTTATAGCGGCATGACCGCCATCAAAGAAGAAACCGAAGCGGAATTCTGCACCGTGCCGGATGGCGCAAATCCCGCCGCCTATATGGCAGTGAACGAATTCCGCGAGGCATTCGAACTGGCGGAACAGGCGGTTGTGCGTGAGCGGATTCTGGGGATGGGCAAGCGTCCCGACGGACGCACGCCGACCGATATTCGCCCGATCTGGTGCGACGTGGGTGTTTCTCCCCGCGCGCACGGAACCGGTCTGTTCACACCGCGGCGAGACTCAAATTCTCTCCTTTGCCACGCTCGGCACGCTGGGCGAAGCGCAGGAGTTGGATAACCTCTCCCCCAACGATACCAAACGCTACATGCACCACTACAATTTCCCGCCGTTCTCCGTCGGTGAGACCAGACCTCTTCGCGGACAGAGCAGGCGCGAGGTCGGGCATGGGGCGCTGGCAGAACGCGCTCTCGAACCTGTGCTGCCTGCCGAGGAATCCTTCCCGTATGCGATCCGCGTCGTGTCCGAGGCGTTGTCCTCGAACGGCTCGACCTCCATGGGATCGGTCTGCGGTTCGACGCTGGCATTGATGGATGCGGGTGTGCCGATAAAATCTCCCGTCTCCGGCGTAGCGATGGGTCTTATTACTGACGAAACAGGGCGCTACAAGATCCTGACCGATATTCAGGGAACCGAAGACCACCTCGGCGACATGGATTTCAAGGTGGCTGGAACCGCCGCGGGGATCACCGCCCTGCAAATGGATATCAAGATCAGCGGCTTGAGCACGCAGATGATGAAGGAAGCGCTCGAACAGGCTCGCACGGCGCGCATGTCCATTATGGAAAAGATGCTGGCGGTACTTTCCGAACCACGCACGGAATTGAAGCCGCATGCACCGCGCATCATTACCGTGAAGATCCCCGTCGATAAGATCGGCGCATTGATCGGACCGGGCGGCAAGAACATCCGCGCCCTGCAGGAAGAAACGGGCGTCAAGATCGACATCGAAGAAGACGGCACCGTGTACATTGCATCCACAAGCGCCGAGGGTGCAAAGATCGCACAGGAACGCATCGAAGGGATGAGCGAAAGCCCTGTGATCGGCAACATCTACACCGGCAAAGTGGTGCGTATTGAGGCATTTGGTGCGTTCGTGAACATCATGCCCGGCGTGGACGGTCTCGTGCACATCTCCCAACTTGACAGCGAACGCGTTGAAAAGGTCGAGGATGTGTGCGTGCTCGGCGATGAACTGACCGTGATGGTGACGGACATCGATCCGCAAGGCAAGATCCGCCTTTCGCGTCAGGCGGTACTGGAAGGCTGGTCTGCCGAGGAAGCCCGCGAAAAGGATAAGGGCGGCGGTGGACGCGGAGGCGGCGGAAGAGGCGGTCCACGCGGAGGCGGAAATCGCGGCGGAGATCGTCGCGGCGGCGGTGGTGACCGCAACCGCAGATAGTCAGGAACAGACTTCCGAAGTCACAACAGGCTTCGGAAGTTTTTTTGGAGAATCATGCTTAACGCACCAATCACTGAAACCCAATCCATCGCAAGCGCCATTGCAACACGGCGGACGTTTGCGGTCATCTCTCACCCGGATGCAGGCAAGACCACGCTGACCGAGAAGCTGCTGCTGTACGGCAACGCCATCGAACTGGCGGGCAACGTCCGCGCGCGAAAGAACCAACGCGCCACCACATCCGACTGGATGGAGATGGAGCGCGAGCGCGGCATTTCCATCACTTCCACCGTACTGCAATTCCCGTATCGCGGGCATGTCATCAATCTGCTCGATACGCCGGGACATCAAGACTTTTCCGAAGACACCTACCGCACGCTCTCCGCAGTGGACAGCGCCGTAATGGTCATCGATGCGGCGAAAGGCATCGAGCCGCAAACACTGAAACTCTTCGAAGTCTGCCGCAAGCGCGGCATTCCCATCTTTACCTTTATCAACAAGATGGATCGTCCCGCCCGCGACCCATTGGACCTGCTGGATGAGATCCGCAAAGTGCTGGGCATGGAACCTGTGCCCATGAACTGGCCCGTGGGTGACGGTCCGCAATTTGTCGGCGTGTATGACCGCGGGGAAAACGGCGTGTATCTTTATGAGCGCACTGAGCGCAATGAAAAGATCGCGCCGGAAGTATTCGTGCAAATGGACGATCTGGTGAAGCGGAACATTCTCACCCCCGACAAATTTAACCACTTGAAAGAAACGGTCGAATTGTTGAGCGAAGCGGGCGTGACCTTCGACCACGACGCCGTGCTCAAAGAGAAACAAACGCCTGTATTTTTTGGCAGCGCGTTGACCAACTTCGGCGTGCGCATGTTCCTCGACGCTTTCATCCAGTTCGCTCCGCCGCCGCAAGCCTACGTCAGCGATGCGGGCGCGGTCTCGCCGGAGGATGAAGCGTTTACGGGTTTCATCTTCAAAATTCAGGCGAACATGAATCCGAAACACCGTGACAGCGTCGCCTTCCTGCGCATCTGCTCGGGCAAATTCGAGCGCGGCATGGACCTTTTACACGCACAGAGCGGAAAAACGCTCAAGCTGATGCGCCCCTATAAAGCGTTTGCCAACGAACGCGAGATCATTGACCAAGCATTCCCCGGCGATGTGCTGGGACTTCCCAATAACGGAACCTTCGCCATCGGCGACACGCTCTGCTCCGGAAAAACGCTTCAATTCGCGCCGATACCGAGATTCCAACCCGAGCATTTTGCCCTGCTGAGAAATCTCGACGTGGGCAAGTCCAAACAATTCGCCAAGGGACTCCAGCAACTCGAAAGCGAAGGTGCGGTGCAGATCCTCTACAACGTCAATGCTTTCAAGCGCGAGCCGATCCTTGCCGTGGTCGGGCAGTTGCAATTCGACGTGGTACAGGCGCGTCTCGAATCAGAGTATAACGTCAAGACCGAGCTGGAACGCATGTCGCACTCTTTCCTGCGCTGGGTCATCGGCGAAGACAAAGACATCGAATCCCTGCAAAATCGCGGCGACGCCATCCTCGCACGTGATTCTCGAAATGCGTGGGCGATGCTCTTCCAAACGCCTTTCCTGCTCAAATATTACTCCGAGAAAAATCCAAACCTGAAGTTTGTGGATATTTCCGAACTCTAGCCCAAAAAGGGGCGGTCATTAAACAGACCGCCCCTTTTTTCATCAATACGCCGACACTTAATCCTGCATTTGGGGTTTCATTCTGCAACGGGTTCACCCCCAAAAACAACCAGAGGAGACCAACCATGCAAGAGAGTGTACTTTCGAATGTCGTACTTCCGTTAGCGATCATTATCATCATGGTCACATTGGGCATGACGCTGACCCTCGCAGACTTCAGACGTGTCGCCGCCCAGCCCAAGCAGGTGCTGATCGGGCTTCTGTGTCAATTGGTACTGCTTCCCCTGCTGGGATTTGCCATTGCGGGCGCATTCTCCCTCGCGCCTGTGTATGCCATCAGCATCGTCCTGCTGGCAGCCGCACCCGGTGGAGCGACCTCCAACCTGATCGTCCACGCCGCGGACGGGGACCGCGCTCTCTCCGTCACCCTGACCGCCATCTCGAACATGCTCGCCTGGTTCACCATCCCCTTCCTGCTTGGCATCGCCTACACCACCTATGGAAGCGGCGCATTGAGCATTGATTTCCCCGTTGTCAGCACCATGGTGCAGGTTGCCGCGCTGACCGTCATCCCGGTGCTGATCGGTATGGGCATCCGCAGTTGGAAGCCCGATTTCGCCGAGAACAGCAAACGCTGGTCGAAGATCTTCGCGGGCGGCTTTCTGTTCCTCGTCATCCTCGCGCTCATCATCCAAAACTGGGATGTGATCGTCAACGATGGTCCGCGCTTTGCCCCGGCATTCATCACGCTGAACATCGCCGCACTGGTGATCGGCTTTGTCGTTTCCCGTCTGGCAGGCATCAACACGGTACAGACCGGCACCATTGCCATCGAGACCGGCATTCAAAACTCCACTCTTGCCATCACCGTCGCGCTGACCATCCTCAATAACAACGAGATGGCTGTCGTCCCGGGCTTGTACGCCATCTGGATGTATGTTACAGGCTTCGCGCTCGCCTACTGGATGGCTCGTAACGCTCCGGCAGGGAAAACCGAAGGGGTGCCTGCGTAGTTCTTTCTCTCGCACACAAGCGGACGAAGGCAATTCTTCGTCCGCTTTTTATGTTAAACTCACCATCTCCATGTTCTCGAAGATAAAACTACTCTATCATACCTACCCCAAACAATACTGGCTGATGACCGTGGGAATGGTCATCAGCACAGCTGGTGGAAGCATGATCTGGCCCTTCATGCTGATCTACGTCAGCGGAAAACTGGATATGCCGCTCAGCACCGTCGCTGCGCTCATTTCCGTCAATGCGGGCACAGGCTTGTTCTCCTCTTTTTTAGCAGGCACACTTTCCGACCGGATCGGACGCAAAGCCGTGATGGTCTTCAGCCTTGCCGGCAACGGCATTGCCTATTACCTGCTCATGCACGCAGAGACATATCCGCACTTCTTTGGTCTGATGATCCTGATCGGCTTATCGAACCCTCTGTATCAAGTCGGTTCGGATGCTATGCTGGCGGATATCATCCCGCCCGAAAAGCGCACCGACGCCTACGCCTTCAACCGCATCGCTCATAATGCCGCGTTTGGCATGGGTCCTGCCATCGGGGGATTCCTTGCGTCCACTTCGTACAATCTGGCATTTTACGGCGCGGCGGCGGGTTTCATTATCTACAGCCTGCTGATACTCGTCCTTGCGCGCGAGACGCTGGAGAAACACGTCGGCATAGCGAAAGGCTCATCGTCCGAGAAACAGGCGGGAGCGGAGAACGAGGCGCAACGTCGCGGCGGGTATGCGCGCGTTTTCAAAGATAAGGCATACATGGCATTCGTCGCGCTCATTGGCTTGGGTCTCATCGCCCCTTCACTGTTATGGATCCTGATGCCCGTGTACGCCAAAACCAATTTCGGTGTGCCGGAATCGCTCTACGGCTGGATACCGACCACCAACGCCTTCATGTGCGTTTTTATTCAGTATGCGGTCACACAAGTCACGCGTAAATTCAAAGCACTGCCTGTCGTCGCGGCGGGCATGCTCATCTACGCGGTCGGAACGGGCAGCGTCGCCCTCATGACGGGCTTTTGGGGCTTCTGGCTCAGCATGGTCCTCCTGACCTTCGGCGAGTTGATCCTCGTGCCGGTCGCCAGCAAGTACGTGGCGGATGTTTCGCCTGCCGACCTGCGCGGCAGGTATATGAGCATGTACTGGTTCGGGTGGGGCATCTCCCGCACGCTCGCCCCGCTTATCGGCGGATTTCTCAATGACAGCATTTCCCCTGGATCGATCTGGATGGGAGGTCTGCTGCTCGGCTTGACCAGCACTCTCGGCTTGATCCTGCTCCGCAACATTACAGAAACCCGCGCTGCGCTTCGCGCCCGACCTCAAACCTGATTCCCCGCACAGGAGGTTTTTCCTTGTCCCAATCCCTTGCCCATCTCACCTATCTCGTCCGCGAATACGACGAAGCCATCGCGTACTTCGCCGAAACATTAAAATTCGACATTCTTGAAGATACGCCGCTAGGGCATGGCAAGCGCTGGGTGCTCGTCCGTCCGCGCGGAAGCACTGGAGCGTCCCTTCTGCTTGCCAAAGCCGCCACGCCTGAACAGGAAGCATTCATTGGCAAACAGGGCGGCGGACACGTCTTTCTTTTTGTGCACACCGACAATTTTTGGCTCGAGTACAATAACCTGAGATCGCGCGGCGTGGAATTTCTGGAGGAACCGCGCACCGAAGCCTACGGCACTGCCGTTGTG from Anaerolineales bacterium includes:
- a CDS encoding ATP-binding cassette domain-containing protein, coding for MPSVISISKLAKHYQVPEREAGLKAAALGLIKRRYKNVKAVDEISFDIQPGEVVGFLGPNGAGKTTTLKMLSGLLHPTSGSTSVLGYEPAKRSHDFLRQITLVMGNRNQLSWDLPALDSFDLQRAIYSIPRDEFKRTRDEFIEILEVSDLVQKPVRNLSLGERMKMEIIGALLHKPKILFLDEPTLGLDVTMQKRIRTFVAEYNKRYGATVLLTSHYMADVEALCKRIIVIHHGKLLFDGDLSKLVEKFSAFKTIGFTVDSAATDWSQFGDMVSAEGSRVTLRVPKEKTSAVTSRLLNDLAVEDLTVETAPIEDVIESVFAVGKDVVE
- a CDS encoding ABC-2 family transporter protein, with protein sequence MKRYFDYYISMMKISVLEQWQYPVANYFYMIGMIAEPVIYMVVWSAVANQQGGMVGGYTPGTFAAYYIVWTLVRQMNIAFTPYGWEWRIRNGRLSTSLMRPIHPLHEDVSFFAGWKVVMIILWIPLAFALSLIFKPELNPTLLEGVVFFIAIWMAYLIRTITLSLLGMVTFWTTRVSALFELYFAAELILSGRLVPLSLMPVWVQELAWFFPFRWAFGFPIEALVGQLTMTDMLIGLGMQVAWVVGGWIVVHLIWKVAIRRFSAVGG
- a CDS encoding ATP-binding cassette domain-containing protein, which translates into the protein MTSIEVDNLHKVFQTKRKAAGLGASTRALFKPEYSQVEAVRKISFRMEAGELLGFIGPNGAGKSTTIKMLTGILHPTGGDAKVLGYTPWKERQKLAFHIGTVFGQRPQLWYHLPAIDTFTLFGKIYELDDRETKKRIDFLTEAFEIRDLLETPVRKLSLGQRMRCEVAASLLHRPKLILLDEPSIGLDVVAKQHIRDAIRRMNQEEGVGVLLTSHDAGDLEALCKRVIIVNHGQIVYEDKVSTLKRKHLTTKLVEVRYAQEVPKDFQLNGVEILKVGRYGVKLRFDTNKTPVDKVLAHLSASGDLVDITISDPPLEEVIAKIYRSSAS
- a CDS encoding ABC-2 family transporter protein; the protein is MQGLKLAFNYLRIGIMNEFQYRANLYIQILQTFIALGTGLIGLNLVFSQTSELGGWDRTELLAVMGVFITMGGIIRAAIQPNMERLMEDIREGLLDFALTKPADAQILISVREFRLWQLVDVVTGMIVLGVALSQMNWLVGVWDVLAFFSALAMGAVMIYCFWLIVTSTAFWFVRVHEIANLFEGLYAAGRWPVGIYPTWLRMALTFIIPVAFAVTVPAEALTGRLNLQTWLGALALTVVLFFASRALLKFGLRSYSGASA
- a CDS encoding ABC-2 family transporter protein; the protein is MKNIRFLIALWKANLQAAMEFRSAFLTQVIFMMINNGAYFMFWVLFFDKFNEVQGWGLRDMMLLYGIAATAWGVAAYFFGHFTTLAEVIAHGRLDYYLSLPKPVLLHVLASKSLGSGMGDIIYGIGSFIISGYLTPDGILRFALSVFTGVCIFISFLTIIQSLSFWLGNTVALSQIALSAVLTFSLYPSVLFNTTTKFVLLTIVPAALIGSVPAEFVRSFTWQSLLQISTGAAVFLVLAVTIFRAGLRKYESGSAIQVEV
- a CDS encoding ABC-2 family transporter protein, encoding MRKYLYIATMQVINNIAYPGDFLGRSISIGIFLFIFAGLWGTTFRIVGTESINGLTFANMMWYLMMAETIELGRPRTNRIISEQVKNGEVAYILNKPYNFLLYHFSFGLGDSLLRVGMNIAVGVLVAWLLAGPPPSLLGWGMALVTLIGAWILHFCMMALIGLAAFLVEETNSFELIYQKLVFILGGMLLPLDMFPEWLQGIARLLPFPYMMYAPARLFVKPDVELFWQMLSAQWMWVAALVLVLAIAYRRSEKVLTVNGG
- a CDS encoding DUF2785 domain-containing protein encodes the protein MDKQFWLDIRENQYAVPEGHSIEDLLDELLSFLGSTDPELRDVIGYETYANWLKLETIPLVLIRSCISRLTGNLEEGIGERDTDTVFLRSFSALLLAETVHHDNKVPALEKDDALDILEKALTYLKNERDPRGYVSGKGWAHAIAHTADLLYTLASHRDTGQAELERILYAVTTKLEKPTEWIYCHGEDDRLMQAAAGVVQRNLLDENTYSQWLASCLEPSWKGSYEDPAQNNAFFNTRNFLRGFYLYLQEAKDLPIRDFLFKETGNTLRKFRQF